In Macaca nemestrina isolate mMacNem1 chromosome 9, mMacNem.hap1, whole genome shotgun sequence, a single genomic region encodes these proteins:
- the MCMB gene encoding mini-chromosome maintenance complex-binding protein isoform X2, producing MPCGEDWLSHPLGIVQGFFAQNGVNPDWEKKVIEYFKEKLKENNAPKWVPSLNEVPLHYLKPNSFVKFRCMIQDMFDPEFYMGVYETVNQNTKAHVLHFGKYRDVAECGPQQELDLNSPRNTTLERQTFYCVPVPGESTWVKEAYVNANQARVSPSTSYTPSRHKRSYEDDDDMDLQPNKQKDQHAGARQAGSVGGLQWCGEPKRLETEASTGQQLNSLNFSSPFDLNFPLPGEKGPACLVKVYEDWDCFKVNDILELYGILSVDPVLSILNNDERDASALLDPMECTDTAEEQRVHSPPASLVPRIHVILAQKLQHINPLLPACLNKEESKTFVSSFMSELSPVRAELLGFLTHALLGDSLAAEYLILHLISTVYTRRDVLPLGKFTVNLSGCPRNSTFTEHLYRIIQHLVPASFRLQMTIENMNHLKFIPHKDYTANRLVSGLLQLPSNTSLVIDETLLEQGQLDTPGVHNVTALSNLITWQKVDYDFSYHQMEFPCNINVLITSEGRSLLPADCQIHLQPQLIPPNMEEYMNSLLSAVLPSVLNKFRIYLTLLRFLEYSISDEITKAVEDDFVEMRKNDPQSITADDLHQLLVVARCLSLSAGQTTLSRERWLRAKQLESLRRTRLQQQKCVNGNEL from the exons CACAAAATGGAGTTAATCCTGACTGGGAGAAGAAagtaattgaatattttaaggaaaagctGAAGGAAAATAATGCTCCTAAGTGG gTACCATCACTGAACGAAGTTCCCCTTCATTATTTGAAACCTAATAGTTTTGTGAAATTTCGTTGCATGATTCAGGATATGTTTGACCCTGAGTTTTACATGGGAGTTTATGAAACGGTTAACCAAAACACAAAAGCACAT GTtcttcattttggaaaatatagagaTGTAGCAGAGTGTGGG CCTCAACAAGAACTTGATTTAAACTCTCCACGAAATACCACTTTGGAAAGACAGACTTTCTATTGTGTTCCGGTGCCTGGGGAATCTACGTGGGTAAAAGAA GCCTATGTTAATGCAAACCAAGCTCGAGTCAGTCCCTCAACGTCCTACACTCCCAGTCGCCACAAGAGGAGTTATGAAGATGATGACGATATGGACCTACAGCCCAATAAACAGAAAGACCAACATGCAGGTGCCAGACAAGCAG GGAGTGTTGGTGGTCTTCAATGGTGTGGAGAGCCAAAACGTTTGGAAACTGAAGCTTCTACTGGGCAACAGCTGAACTCTCTGaacttctcttctccttttgatttgaattttccaTTGCCAGGAGAGAAGGGCCCTGCGTGCCTTGTGAAG GTTTATGAAGATTGGGATTGTTTCAAAGTAAATGACATTCTTGAGCTGTATGGCATCCTGTCTGTGGATCCTGTGCTGAGTATACTGAATAACGATGAAAG GGATGCCTCTGCACTGCTGGATCCGATGGAGTGCACAGACACAGCAGAGGAGCAGAGAGTACACAGTCCTCCTGCTTCATTAGTGCCGAGAATTCATGTGATCTTAGCCCAGAAGTTGCAACACATCAACCCGTTATTGCCTGCCTGCCTTAACAAAGAGGAGAGCAAAACCT tTGTTTCAAGTTTCATGTCCGAATTGTCTCCAGTCAGAGCAGAACTTCTTGGGTTCCTCACTCATGCCCTTCTAGGGGATAGTTTGGCTGCTGAATACCTTATATTACATCTCATCTCCACAGT atATACAAGAAGAGATGTCCTTCCACTAGGAAAATTTACAGTTAATTTGAGTGGTTGCCCACGGAATAGTACCTTCACGGAACACTTGTATCGAATTATTCAACATCTTGTTCCAGCA TCTTTTCGTCTACAGATGACTATAGAGAACATGAACCATTTGAAATTCATTCCCCACAAAGACTACACAGCCAATCGCTTGGTCAGTGGGCTCCTCCAGCTGCCCAGCAATACTTCCCTTGTAATCGATGAGACTCTCCTGGAACAGGGGCAGCTGGATACCCCAG GTGTTCATAATGTAACTGCCCTGAGCAACCTCATAACGTGGCAGAAGGTGGATTATGACTTCAGCTACCATCAGATGGAATTCCCCTGCAATATCAACGTTCTCATTACTTCGGAGGGGAGGTCACTCCTCCCG GCAGACTGCCAGATTCACTTACAGCCCCAGCTAATTCCACCAAACATGGAAGAATACATGAACAGCCTTCTCTCAGCGGTGCTGCCTTCCGTGCTGAACAAATTCCGCATTTATTTAACCCTTTTGAGATTCTTGGAATATAGCATATCTGATGAAATAACCAAG GCAGTTGAAGATGACTTTGTGGAAATGCGGAAGAATGACCCTCAGAGCATCACTGCTGATGATCTTCACCAGCTGCTCGTGGTGGCTCG GTGTCTGTCTCTCAGTGCTGGTCAGACAACGCTGTCAAGAGAACGATGGCTGAGAGCAAAGCAGCTGGAGTCTTTAAGAAGAACGAGGCTCCAGCAGCAGAAATGTGTGAATGGAAATGAACTTTAA
- the MCMB gene encoding mini-chromosome maintenance complex-binding protein isoform X1, translated as MPCGEDWLSHPLGIVQGFFAQNGVNPDWEKKVIEYFKEKLKENNAPKWVPSLNEVPLHYLKPNSFVKFRCMIQDMFDPEFYMGVYETVNQNTKAHVLHFGKYRDVAECGPQQELDLNSPRNTTLERQTFYCVPVPGESTWVKEAYVNANQARVSPSTSYTPSRHKRSYEDDDDMDLQPNKQKDQHAGARQAGSVGGLQWCGEPKRLETEASTGQQLNSLNFSSPFDLNFPLPGEKGPACLVKVYEDWDCFKVNDILELYGILSVDPVLSILNNDERDASALLDPMECTDTAEEQRVHSPPASLVPRIHVILAQKLQHINPLLPACLNKEESKTCKFVSSFMSELSPVRAELLGFLTHALLGDSLAAEYLILHLISTVYTRRDVLPLGKFTVNLSGCPRNSTFTEHLYRIIQHLVPASFRLQMTIENMNHLKFIPHKDYTANRLVSGLLQLPSNTSLVIDETLLEQGQLDTPGVHNVTALSNLITWQKVDYDFSYHQMEFPCNINVLITSEGRSLLPADCQIHLQPQLIPPNMEEYMNSLLSAVLPSVLNKFRIYLTLLRFLEYSISDEITKAVEDDFVEMRKNDPQSITADDLHQLLVVARCLSLSAGQTTLSRERWLRAKQLESLRRTRLQQQKCVNGNEL; from the exons CACAAAATGGAGTTAATCCTGACTGGGAGAAGAAagtaattgaatattttaaggaaaagctGAAGGAAAATAATGCTCCTAAGTGG gTACCATCACTGAACGAAGTTCCCCTTCATTATTTGAAACCTAATAGTTTTGTGAAATTTCGTTGCATGATTCAGGATATGTTTGACCCTGAGTTTTACATGGGAGTTTATGAAACGGTTAACCAAAACACAAAAGCACAT GTtcttcattttggaaaatatagagaTGTAGCAGAGTGTGGG CCTCAACAAGAACTTGATTTAAACTCTCCACGAAATACCACTTTGGAAAGACAGACTTTCTATTGTGTTCCGGTGCCTGGGGAATCTACGTGGGTAAAAGAA GCCTATGTTAATGCAAACCAAGCTCGAGTCAGTCCCTCAACGTCCTACACTCCCAGTCGCCACAAGAGGAGTTATGAAGATGATGACGATATGGACCTACAGCCCAATAAACAGAAAGACCAACATGCAGGTGCCAGACAAGCAG GGAGTGTTGGTGGTCTTCAATGGTGTGGAGAGCCAAAACGTTTGGAAACTGAAGCTTCTACTGGGCAACAGCTGAACTCTCTGaacttctcttctccttttgatttgaattttccaTTGCCAGGAGAGAAGGGCCCTGCGTGCCTTGTGAAG GTTTATGAAGATTGGGATTGTTTCAAAGTAAATGACATTCTTGAGCTGTATGGCATCCTGTCTGTGGATCCTGTGCTGAGTATACTGAATAACGATGAAAG GGATGCCTCTGCACTGCTGGATCCGATGGAGTGCACAGACACAGCAGAGGAGCAGAGAGTACACAGTCCTCCTGCTTCATTAGTGCCGAGAATTCATGTGATCTTAGCCCAGAAGTTGCAACACATCAACCCGTTATTGCCTGCCTGCCTTAACAAAGAGGAGAGCAAAACCTGTAAGT tTGTTTCAAGTTTCATGTCCGAATTGTCTCCAGTCAGAGCAGAACTTCTTGGGTTCCTCACTCATGCCCTTCTAGGGGATAGTTTGGCTGCTGAATACCTTATATTACATCTCATCTCCACAGT atATACAAGAAGAGATGTCCTTCCACTAGGAAAATTTACAGTTAATTTGAGTGGTTGCCCACGGAATAGTACCTTCACGGAACACTTGTATCGAATTATTCAACATCTTGTTCCAGCA TCTTTTCGTCTACAGATGACTATAGAGAACATGAACCATTTGAAATTCATTCCCCACAAAGACTACACAGCCAATCGCTTGGTCAGTGGGCTCCTCCAGCTGCCCAGCAATACTTCCCTTGTAATCGATGAGACTCTCCTGGAACAGGGGCAGCTGGATACCCCAG GTGTTCATAATGTAACTGCCCTGAGCAACCTCATAACGTGGCAGAAGGTGGATTATGACTTCAGCTACCATCAGATGGAATTCCCCTGCAATATCAACGTTCTCATTACTTCGGAGGGGAGGTCACTCCTCCCG GCAGACTGCCAGATTCACTTACAGCCCCAGCTAATTCCACCAAACATGGAAGAATACATGAACAGCCTTCTCTCAGCGGTGCTGCCTTCCGTGCTGAACAAATTCCGCATTTATTTAACCCTTTTGAGATTCTTGGAATATAGCATATCTGATGAAATAACCAAG GCAGTTGAAGATGACTTTGTGGAAATGCGGAAGAATGACCCTCAGAGCATCACTGCTGATGATCTTCACCAGCTGCTCGTGGTGGCTCG GTGTCTGTCTCTCAGTGCTGGTCAGACAACGCTGTCAAGAGAACGATGGCTGAGAGCAAAGCAGCTGGAGTCTTTAAGAAGAACGAGGCTCCAGCAGCAGAAATGTGTGAATGGAAATGAACTTTAA